Genomic window (Daucus carota subsp. sativus chromosome 5, DH1 v3.0, whole genome shotgun sequence):
CAAATTCTCAGCAGTTTCTAGGGTTGAACTTTTGTTCCCTTCTGTAAGATTTAACATACCAGCTCTTGATTCCAGAGGAGATTCCTCGGTATCTCCAATCCTTCCCAATCTACCATCCGCTGAATAGCCCCACCCAAACAGTTTTCCATCCTTGGTCAATGCAAGAGCATGTCCCCAACCAAGTGAGACCTGCAAGACATGTAAAACATAAGAAAATTAAAGGCCTATAGGAAATTGACTCGAGCATATACAACAAAAAACATCCAACTCTATTCATCTTGGACAGCTATAGGTCAATTCTACCTTAAAAATGATAGGAGACCACCTTAGCTATTTCTTCTCCAGCGAGTACTTCAACTCTGGAAGGTATAACAGCCTCCGTGACTCCTTTTCCAAGACCTAGTTGCCCACGCTTGGATTTTCCCCAGACCCACAAGGATCCATCTACACCGATGGCTGCAGATATGACTCCTGACGCAAATGCATATTGTACAACTACTTGATCCAACTCTTCTACCCGTTTTGGTTCATACCATGTTTCCCTGCCACAAATTTTCGATCATAACACTTTCAGaatgataccaaagtaccattTTAAGTCTAACAATTAAGTAAATTGTAATTTGCTGATATAACTCTCACAGTGATGTTTACAGTGACACTTTAATTACTCTAAACTCAACAAATTAAGATAGAATATCCAGGTATGGGAGGTTGAATTGACATCAGGTTGGACACAGACATGTTAACATATCTAGTCAAATTTGGGTCCATGTTTTGATCCATTTAGTTCTAGGATTTACAATCTCTCATGTCTATAGTGCGTTGAGATAACTAGAGACAAACTCGACCAATAACCTATTTTCAAGTTCCGAGCACTGAATAGAGAGAAAGGAGCTAGTAAATGGTTAAGCCCTTAGGATAGTGACAAGTGGAACACACATTCAGCATACAATACAGTACAAATACACTATGCAACCTAACCCAACCCAAAACACGATTCAAACCCCATGATTACTCACATTTTTCTGGATATCAGATGGGGTAAACTCAAAAAAATAACCCTTTTTAATTCCTCCAAGCTTATACattcaattttatcaaattcCAGTACTAAATAGCCCGACACAGAATGCTAAAATTGAGCATACATAAACACGAACACTACCCGTAACCCGAAACCAACAATAACATATAATACAATTCCAGAACATAAACAAATTAATCCACTAAAAATGCAAAAAATACCTAGGAGAGTTGAAACCACGACCGAGCTGGGCCTCATTGTTTCTACCCCAAGCCCAGAGCTGACCCCGAGAAGTCACCGCCAGAGAGTGGTAATGACCGGCGGCAACGGCGGAGACATCGGAGGGAAGTCCAGGGACAGGAGTGGGCTCATAAGCATCAGAGCCCATTACAGAAACAGAGGTGGGCAGGCCCAGAGCACCATTGCTTCCGTCTCCAAAGGAGAGTACAGTGTTCCATCTCTTTTGGATCTGGGTAAGTCCAGTTGTTAGATGGCTTAAACTCTTGTTTCCTCTTCTCACAAATCTCAGCATCGTTGTTTGAGTAGTATCTGATTCTTGATCGGGGGATGGGGCGTAAATAAGTCTAATTGTTTGGACAACAAATTTGTCAAGAAAATGTTAGAATCAATGAAATTTGATACCTGTGTATCGGAAATTTTATGGTAAAGTATTAACGGTTTTTTTTATGTGTCCCACGGGCACATGCTAAGCTCCAAATTCTATAAATTTGgtagattttgattggtttctACTTCTTTATAATGGTGGACTCCCTGCAAATTCATCAACCACACCAATAAAAATCCATCAAATTTATAGAATTTGgagcttagcatgtgctcatggacacacactagacaaaccctaagTATCAAAGTGGCAAGATGTTAGTGATGGAATATGTTCGAGACTCGTAACTATTTTCTCGAATGGATTCGATTCTCGTTGATTCGAAAGATTATTTAACAAGACACAGATTTAAGGACCAATGAGTCTCATGTTATCAGTAT
Coding sequences:
- the LOC108219698 gene encoding ultraviolet-B receptor UVR8 produces the protein MLRFVRRGNKSLSHLTTGLTQIQKRWNTVLSFGDGSNGALGLPTSVSVMGSDAYEPTPVPGLPSDVSAVAAGHYHSLAVTSRGQLWAWGRNNEAQLGRGFNSPRETWYEPKRVEELDQVVVQYAFASGVISAAIGVDGSLWVWGKSKRGQLGLGKGVTEAVIPSRVEVLAGEEIAKVSLGWGHALALTKDGKLFGWGYSADGRLGRIGDTEESPLESRAGMLNLTEGNKSSTLETAENLVLEAMEKEKDMPIIWEPCLIEELRGIEVTDVACGLDHSLILCNDGTLLSSGSNIYGQLGRCRQDLGLLPVDMNFHPISVASGLGHSLAICKNLSEEKANVATHVVSWGWNASSQLGREGPENLPEIIEALAEETPVSVSGGRVHSVALTSKGEVWVWGCGRNGRLGLGSSTDEAEPVLLDNLEDMNVLQAVSGFDHNLVLASE